Proteins encoded in a region of the Macadamia integrifolia cultivar HAES 741 unplaced genomic scaffold, SCU_Mint_v3 scaffold2752, whole genome shotgun sequence genome:
- the LOC122067195 gene encoding stearoyl-[acyl-carrier-protein] 9-desaturase 6, chloroplastic-like, with protein MQQAKAFSNTQHFSVGGGNGRNLPHHHVRTPATASKFRRQSVSAVASPPRPSETVIHSMPPEKREVFKSLDGWATETILPMLKPVEQSWQPHDFLPDSTQPTDSFMDQVRVLREQTSGLPDDYLVALVGDMITEEALPTYMSMLNRFDGVEDETGSCSDPWSVWTRAWTAEENRHGDLLKTYLYLSGRVNMPTIERTIQHLIGAGMETGLENNPYLGFVYTSFQERATFISHGNTARLAKEHGDLALARICGIIASDEKRHENAYIKMVEKLLEMDPTDTMLAISDMMHKNITMPAHLMYDGEDPHLFHHFSAVAQRLGVYTAKDYADILDFLVGRWKLEKIEGLSSSGHQAQDFVCGLAPRLRKLQERADQRAHKMQPQNVRFSWIFNKEVTL; from the exons ATGCAGCAAGCAAAGGCCTTTTCCAATACGCAGCACTTCTCCGTCGGCGGTGGAAACGGCCGGAATCTGCCACATCATCATGTAAGAACCCCGGCAACCGCTTCCAAATTCCGGCGACAATCAGTCTCAGCAGTGGCATCGCCGCCACGTCCAAGTGAGACAGTAATACACTCGATGCCACCGGAGAAGAGAGAGGTGTTCAAATCGCTTGATGGGTGGGCTACAGAAACCATACTCCCGATGTTAAAGCCAGTGGAGCAATCTTGGCAGCCACATGATTTCTTGCCGGACTCCACACAGCCGACCGATTCATTCATGGACCAAGTCAGGGTCCTACGTGAACAAACCTCTGGATTGCCGGACGATTACTTGGTGGCACTGGTGGGTGATATGATCACTGAAGAGGCTCTGCCAACTTACATGTCTATGCTGAACCGGTTTGATGGGGTTGAGGATGAGACCGGATCTTGCTCGGACCCTTGGTCTGTTTGGACCAGGGCTTGGACCGCTGAAGAGAACCGGCATGGCGATCTGCTCAAGACGTACCTTTACTTGTCCGGACGTGTCAACATGCCAACCATCGAGCGCACTATTCAGCATCTCATCGGTGCCGGCATG GAGACTGGGTTGGAAAACAACCCATACTTGGGATTCGTATACACATCATTCCAAGAGAGGGCAACATTCATATCACACGGAAACACAGCTCGTTTGGCGAAGGAGCATGGTGATCTAGCGCTTGCACGCATATGCGGCATAATAGCATCGGACGAGAAGCGCCACGAGAATGCTTACATCAAGATGGTGGAGAAGCTATTAGAGATGGACCCTACAGACACCATGTTGGCCATCTCTGATATGATGCACAAGAACATCACCATGCCTGCTCACTTGATGTATGATGGTGAGGACCCACATTTGTTCCATCACTTCTCTGCCGTTGCACAGAGGCTCGGTGTATATACAGCCAAGGACTATGCAGATATATTGGACTTCTTGGTTGGGAGGTGGAAGCTGGAGAAGATAGAGGGCCTGAGCAGCTCTGGCCACCAAGCACAAGATTTCGTCTGTGGGTTGGCACCCAGGCTTAGGAAGCTACAAGAACGAGCTGATCAAAGGGCCCACAAGATGCAGCCACAAAATGTAAGGTTCAGCTGGATATTCAACAAGGAGGTTACTTTGTAA